The Deinococcus roseus genome window below encodes:
- a CDS encoding AAA family ATPase encodes MRIESISLQGFKSFGEKTRIEFVPGINAVIGPNGSGKSNVIEAIRWATHTARVRELRAGNATELIFHGSQGKSSLGLAEVLLELSGLHKSPLPERLNLARRVYRDGDTEQELLGKNVLVRDIQNALRGSGLGPGGLAAIGQGEVSGVVTADSKTLLGYLEEAAGLSALTHREKQTLDRLVEVERHLEQLELVAAGLRERTEQLNREAETARKHSRYTLELQHLQQATHWAKHQGLTRELQDLQTQETALQAEIQQGAEQFTALQNRQEALRLALQAAGVERAEYESTLRLIKNAEERVRDTEKYLDLLQQDQQNLLAEMELLEALPAIEKPAADPVQIEASLRSLKIRLQSAERRLQASEKDLKEAYLQAQEAAREEAQNATLQEEADNLQTLVDQDSENLKTTEEQLTLVRSRLALTEEQYKTTLDAFEMARKNLQLAKNDLSKANNEKAPLERELKRLEVLLNSYARYGEGARNALNSDIEGIIGSVADCLSVPEAYETAITAALGRRLEQVVVQNAQVAQDTIEHLKRSGGRATFLPLDLIRSRVRPDSRLLAERGVLGYAHNKCPSDPPLISEHLLGDTLMVQDHPTAIRIARSHAQRPRLVTLDGEVIEATGAVTGGKLKDSGLTVLADQRRYHDLQDELDDLDRKADRARKQERSLEESLKQLEDQVRDLRLKHQQEKGQEAQLERTLTQAAARRDALQRQLRSVQGRMHAEAGTTSPAGVQVLEEATAQIRQDLETMRQQEQQFTSELHGVKEQHTAYQHHQQELQRLSSTREKHQRLNGQIQGYLLNLDNHQRELGTHQSKLQALSKPELAPLEKEYRQISEQHAALTRKVADLQRTLENTRLNLARKETQRQEIGEVTPPEQMPEGDLRNWTSRIQTLERLLLDLGAINALAEQEHQHESQRLQVMESDIQDTRNAIQQIREALKDLRQDIHNKLYLAFDRVKTAFSSYAQELLGGLGELQLERDETGKPTGMGMVVQPRSKRTRNIHLLSAGERTMVGLAFLFALSEAPEDQRGLPIAILDEVDAPLDEANIRRFTHFLKLLASKGSQFILVTHQKATMEIAHALWGVTTDAKGVSRTFSIKNSDIETFVQ; translated from the coding sequence TTGAGAATTGAGTCCATCAGCCTGCAAGGGTTCAAAAGTTTTGGAGAGAAGACCCGCATTGAGTTTGTGCCTGGCATCAACGCTGTGATTGGTCCCAACGGCAGCGGGAAAAGCAACGTCATCGAGGCGATCCGCTGGGCCACCCACACGGCAAGGGTGCGTGAGCTGAGGGCCGGCAATGCCACCGAACTCATTTTCCACGGCAGCCAGGGCAAAAGTTCCCTGGGTCTGGCAGAGGTGTTGCTGGAACTTTCAGGCCTCCACAAAAGCCCTCTCCCTGAGCGCCTGAACCTGGCCCGCCGGGTGTACCGGGATGGAGACACCGAACAGGAGCTGCTGGGCAAAAACGTGCTGGTCCGGGACATCCAGAATGCCCTGAGGGGCAGTGGCCTGGGACCGGGAGGTCTGGCTGCCATCGGGCAGGGAGAGGTCTCCGGGGTGGTCACAGCAGACAGCAAGACTTTGCTGGGCTACCTGGAAGAAGCTGCAGGTCTGAGTGCCCTGACCCACCGGGAAAAACAGACCCTGGACCGTCTGGTGGAAGTGGAGAGGCACCTGGAACAGCTGGAACTGGTGGCTGCGGGTCTGCGGGAAAGAACCGAGCAACTGAACAGAGAAGCCGAAACCGCCCGCAAACACAGCCGTTACACCCTGGAATTGCAGCACCTGCAGCAGGCCACCCATTGGGCAAAGCATCAGGGTCTCACCCGTGAATTGCAGGATTTGCAAACCCAGGAAACTGCTTTGCAAGCAGAAATCCAGCAAGGAGCAGAACAGTTCACGGCCTTACAGAACCGTCAGGAAGCCCTCAGGCTGGCCTTGCAGGCCGCAGGCGTGGAACGGGCAGAATACGAAAGCACCCTGCGCCTGATTAAAAATGCCGAAGAGCGGGTGCGGGACACCGAAAAATATCTGGACCTCTTGCAGCAGGACCAGCAGAACCTGCTTGCAGAGATGGAGCTTCTGGAAGCTTTGCCTGCCATCGAGAAACCTGCAGCAGACCCGGTGCAGATTGAGGCCAGCCTGAGGTCCTTGAAAATCCGCCTGCAGAGTGCTGAACGCCGGTTGCAGGCCAGCGAAAAAGACCTCAAAGAGGCTTACCTGCAGGCCCAGGAAGCGGCCCGTGAAGAAGCCCAGAACGCCACCTTGCAAGAAGAAGCAGACAACCTGCAAACCCTGGTCGATCAGGACAGTGAAAACCTCAAAACCACCGAGGAGCAATTGACCCTGGTGCGTTCCCGGCTGGCCCTCACAGAGGAGCAGTACAAAACCACACTGGATGCTTTTGAAATGGCCCGCAAGAACCTGCAACTTGCCAAAAACGACCTCTCAAAAGCCAACAACGAGAAAGCCCCTCTGGAACGGGAACTCAAACGCCTGGAAGTGCTGCTCAACAGTTATGCCCGCTATGGTGAAGGGGCCAGAAATGCCCTCAACAGCGACATCGAGGGCATCATTGGCAGTGTGGCAGACTGCCTGAGTGTTCCCGAAGCGTACGAAACCGCCATCACTGCAGCCCTGGGACGCAGGCTGGAGCAGGTGGTGGTGCAGAATGCCCAGGTGGCCCAGGACACCATTGAGCACCTGAAACGCTCTGGAGGACGGGCCACTTTTCTGCCGCTGGACCTGATCAGATCCCGTGTGAGGCCAGACAGCCGTTTGCTGGCTGAGCGTGGTGTGCTGGGTTACGCCCACAACAAGTGCCCCAGTGATCCTCCCCTGATCAGTGAACACCTGCTGGGAGACACCCTGATGGTGCAGGACCATCCCACCGCCATCCGCATTGCCCGCAGCCATGCCCAGAGGCCCCGACTGGTGACCCTGGATGGAGAGGTCATCGAGGCCACAGGAGCCGTCACCGGGGGTAAACTGAAAGACTCTGGTCTGACGGTGCTGGCCGACCAGCGGCGTTACCATGACCTGCAAGACGAACTGGACGATCTGGACCGCAAAGCAGACCGGGCACGCAAGCAGGAACGCTCGCTGGAGGAAAGCCTCAAACAGCTGGAAGACCAGGTGCGAGATCTTCGCCTGAAACACCAGCAGGAAAAAGGCCAGGAAGCCCAGCTGGAACGCACCCTCACCCAGGCTGCTGCCCGCAGGGATGCCTTGCAGAGGCAACTCAGAAGCGTGCAGGGCAGAATGCATGCAGAAGCAGGCACCACGAGCCCTGCTGGTGTGCAGGTGCTGGAAGAAGCCACTGCGCAGATTCGTCAGGACCTCGAAACCATGCGCCAGCAGGAACAGCAGTTCACCTCTGAGTTGCACGGGGTCAAAGAACAGCACACCGCCTACCAGCACCACCAGCAGGAACTGCAGCGCCTGAGCAGCACCCGTGAGAAACACCAGCGTCTGAATGGACAGATTCAGGGCTATTTGCTGAACCTGGACAACCATCAGCGTGAACTGGGCACCCACCAGAGCAAACTGCAGGCGCTCAGCAAGCCTGAGCTGGCCCCTCTGGAAAAGGAATACCGCCAGATTTCCGAACAACATGCTGCCCTGACCCGCAAAGTGGCAGATCTGCAGCGCACCCTGGAAAACACCCGTCTGAACCTGGCCCGCAAGGAAACCCAGCGGCAGGAAATCGGTGAGGTCACCCCACCCGAACAGATGCCCGAAGGGGACCTCAGAAACTGGACTTCTCGTATTCAGACGCTGGAACGCTTGCTGCTGGACCTCGGGGCCATCAATGCCCTGGCCGAACAGGAACACCAGCATGAATCCCAGCGCCTGCAGGTTATGGAAAGCGACATTCAGGACACCCGGAATGCCATCCAGCAGATCCGGGAAGCCCTGAAGGACCTCAGGCAGGACATCCACAACAAGCTGTATCTGGCCTTTGACCGGGTCAAGACGGCTTTCTCCAGTTATGCGCAGGAACTGCTGGGCGGCCTGGGAGAATTGCAGCTGGAGCGGGATGAAACCGGCAAACCGACAGGAATGGGAATGGTGGTTCAACCCAGAAGCAAACGCACCCGCAACATCCACCTGCTGTCTGCAGGGGAGAGGACCATGGTGGGGCTTGCTTTCCTGTTTGCCCTTTCAGAAGCACCAGAAGACCAGCGTGGCCTGCCCATTGCCATTCTGGACGAAGTGGATGCTCCTCTGGACGAGGCCAACATCCGAAGGTTCACCCACTTTTTAAAGCTGCTGGCCTCCAAAGGGAGCCAGTTCATTCTGGTCACCCACCAGAAAGCCACCATGGAAATTGCCCATGCGCTCTGGGGGGTCACCACGGATGCCAAAGGGGTGTCCAGAACCTTCAGCATCAAAAACAGCGACATTGAGACTTTTGTGCAGTGA